In Amphiprion ocellaris isolate individual 3 ecotype Okinawa chromosome 3, ASM2253959v1, whole genome shotgun sequence, one genomic interval encodes:
- the il17c gene encoding interleukin-17C, which yields MKQILVLALFLGPVCSCKMSRCYNDTELTRAAEQKLRSHYPQPAEHLATAARGAKPSCPLELYRQPASRELNVRSVSPWTYVTRTLEDHFPSSYSEAQCLCAGCLLVQRDGSVLESSDYNSRSVKQSRVFLKREPCDKGGYSLKPVTVEVSVGCTCVKVVSRS from the exons ATGAAGCAG ATCCTCGTCCTCGCGCTCTTCCTCGGCCCGGTGTGCTCGTGTAAGATGTCCCGGTGCTACAACGACACCGAGCTGACCAGAGCGGCGGAGCAGAAGCTCCGGAGCCACTACCCGCAGCCCGCCGAGCATCTGGCCACCGCTGCCCGGGGAGCGAAGCCGTCCTGCCCGCTGGAGCTCTACCGGCAGCCCGCCTCCAGGGAGCTCAACGTCCGGTCCGTGTCCCCGTGGACCTACGT AACCAGAACCCTGGAGGACCACTTCCCCTCCAGCTACTCCGAGGCCCAGTGCCTGTGTGCCGGCTGCCTGCTGGTGCAGAGGGACGGCTCGGTGCTGGAGAGTTCCGACTACAACTCTCGCAGCGTCAAGCAGAGTCGAGTGTTTCTGAAGCGGGAGCCCTGCGATAAGGGAGGATATTCTCTGAAGCCGGTGACGGTGGAAGTTTCCGTGGGCTGCACCTGCGTTAAAGTGGTCAGCAGGTCGTAG